The following are encoded together in the Kribbella sp. CA-293567 genome:
- a CDS encoding peptidylprolyl isomerase, producing the protein MLRRLCLVVAAGLAAATLTSTSAGAAPAVPAGHQPPTVRCEFTPTPENPAAKPVTVPKAKALAKGTVDVYFVTNYGPFVVRMDRANAPCGVSNFVHLTKSRFYDWTQCFRLTNSARLGVLQCGDIYRQEEGGPGYKFPDEVTGKETYPRGTVAMGNQGPGTNGSEFFVVHSFANIPPNYTVLGRVVHGMSTFDRMVKAGIADPDLDGPPVRPIRIYKVLTLG; encoded by the coding sequence ATGTTGCGCAGACTCTGTTTGGTGGTTGCCGCAGGCCTAGCCGCGGCGACCCTCACCTCGACCAGCGCGGGCGCGGCGCCCGCGGTACCGGCCGGACACCAGCCGCCGACGGTGCGGTGCGAGTTCACGCCGACGCCGGAGAACCCGGCAGCCAAGCCGGTCACCGTACCCAAGGCGAAGGCGCTCGCGAAGGGCACCGTCGACGTGTACTTCGTGACCAACTACGGCCCGTTCGTGGTCCGGATGGACCGCGCCAACGCGCCTTGTGGGGTGTCGAACTTCGTGCACCTCACCAAGAGCCGGTTCTACGATTGGACCCAGTGCTTCCGGCTGACCAACTCGGCCCGGCTCGGCGTCCTGCAGTGCGGTGACATCTACCGCCAGGAGGAGGGCGGACCGGGGTACAAGTTCCCCGACGAGGTGACCGGCAAGGAGACCTACCCCCGCGGAACCGTTGCCATGGGCAACCAGGGCCCGGGCACCAACGGCAGCGAGTTCTTCGTGGTGCACTCGTTCGCCAACATCCCGCCGAACTACACCGTGCTCGGCCGCGTCGTCCACGGGATGTCCACCTTCGACCGGATGGTCAAGGCCGGAATCGCCGACCCCGACCTGGACGGCCCCCCGGTCCGCCCGATCCGGATCTACAAGGTGCTGACGCTGGGCTGA